ATAATGGTCTTAAAGTGGCTAAAGGGGAGTATGTTACTTTAATGGATTCTGATGATATAGTTGTACTTGATGCTTATGAAAAAATGTATAAAAAAGCAAAAGAAACTAATTCAGATATTGTCAGTGGAAAACCATATGTATATTCAAATAATGTTTTATTGAATCTTGTTGGTTCAAGACATGATCTTTGGGATGAAGAGCGTGTAATAAATGTTAAAAAAGATTTAGAAATTTATTATGATGTTTTTTATTGGAATAAGATTTATAGAAGAACTTTTCTTGAGGAAAATAAGATTTATATGATTCCTGGAAAAATATATGCTGATGCACCTTTAATATTTGAAGCTTATCTTAAAGCAAATAAAATAACTTTAATTCCCGATTTTGTTTATTATTGGAGATCTAGACAAGCCAATTCTTCAGTTACAAGAAATACTCGAGATTTAGATAATTTAAAAGATAGATTTGATAATTATTATGTATTAAAAGATTACTTTGATGATGGTGAACTATTTAATAAAGTGATTAAAATATATCTTGAAAGATTTTTTTTCCCAATAAAAGGAATTTTTACAAATTCGTTATATAAAAAAACATATTTAAAAGGGTTATATGATATATTAGATGATATTGAGAATGTTTATGATAATGAATATATTAGCATTGTTTATAATTTATGTGCCTATTTTGTTTTAAATAAACAAATTGATACTTTAGAAGAATTTTTATTAAATTATTCTACTGTAAAAAACATATTTATTGAAAAAGATAAAATTTATTGGGATTTAAAATATTTTAGAAATTCAAAATACAATATTCCAGATAAATTATTTGAAATTAAAAATATTCATCATTATTTTATTAATATAAATGATATGGAAGTTGATTCAGATTATATTTATTTAAATAATATTTCTATACCTCATAATTTAAAAATTGATGAGGCTAAAATCATATTTGAAGGTATGACTAGAAAATATGGTTCAAAAGACAAAAATAATTATCAATTTGATTTAGAGATTATTGGGATTAATAAATTTAATGCTAAAGTACCTATTAAAAAAATTGATAATATTAATAGTTATGATGTATTTTTAGAATTTAACTATAATGGAAAAAAGGAAGATTTTCGAGTGAATAAGAAAAATTTCACAAAAGAAATTGATGAAAGTGATATTAATAAAAATATGAATACATTAGTATTGTTTACAAAATGTAATAATTTATCATTTTTAAATGTTGATATTAAAGAAATTTTCGAGATAAATTATATGGAGGATGGATTAAAAATAATTCCTAAAAAAGTGGGGGATGCTAACTATAAAATATCTATTAATCATAAATGGGTGAGTGAAAGGGTGTATTTTATTAAATCTGTTGATAATGAAATTGAATCAAATATTGAATTTG
Above is a window of Methanobrevibacter oralis DNA encoding:
- a CDS encoding glycosyltransferase family 2 protein; its protein translation is NGLKVAKGEYVTLMDSDDIVVLDAYEKMYKKAKETNSDIVSGKPYVYSNNVLLNLVGSRHDLWDEERVINVKKDLEIYYDVFYWNKIYRRTFLEENKIYMIPGKIYADAPLIFEAYLKANKITLIPDFVYYWRSRQANSSVTRNTRDLDNLKDRFDNYYVLKDYFDDGELFNKVIKIYLERFFFPIKGIFTNSLYKKTYLKGLYDILDDIENVYDNEYISIVYNLCAYFVLNKQIDTLEEFLLNYSTVKNIFIEKDKIYWDLKYFRNSKYNIPDKLFEIKNIHHYFININDMEVDSDYIYLNNISIPHNLKIDEAKIIFEGMTRKYGSKDKNNYQFDLEIIGINKFNAKVPIKKIDNINSYDVFLEFNYNGKKEDFRVNKKNFTKEIDESDINKNMNTLVLFTKCNNLSFLNVDIKEIFEINYMEDGLKIIPKKVGDANYKISINHKWVSERVYFIKSVDNEIESNIEFELKWKLSLDENILYSLDLELYNQSFELKSDYSFGQKIF